The following proteins come from a genomic window of Carassius gibelio isolate Cgi1373 ecotype wild population from Czech Republic chromosome B8, carGib1.2-hapl.c, whole genome shotgun sequence:
- the npm2a gene encoding nucleoplasmin-2a — translation MLSEMTSCFIEDDSVASISLSEFSSSSSVSDRACVHWGCVLSASETTAVFQAENDLLENQFFIKTICLSEEAGDEMHIVAVCDGVGASKPLPIATLRHCMPMISFPGLELIPPVTFKLCSGKGPVFISAQHITLNPIELTEGEVDDDDDDDEDESLF, via the exons ATGCTCTCTGAAATGACCAGCTGTTTCATCGAAGATGACTCCGTAGCTTCAATCAGTCTGTCTGAGTTCTCCAGCTCCTCATCTGTGTCTGACAGAGCATGTGTTCACTGGG GTTGTGTGCTCAGTGCCTCTGAGACCACAGCTGTCTTTCAGGCAGAAAATGACCTTCTGGAGAACCAGTTTTTCATCAAAACG ATATGTCTTAGTGAGGAGGCAGGAGACGAGATGCATATAGTGGCCGTCTGTGATGGTGTCGGAGCTTCCAAACCGTTGCCCATTGCCACCCTCCGCCACTGTATGCCAATG ATCAGTTTTCCTGGTTTGGAGCTTATTCCCCCCGTCACCTTTAAACTGTGCTCGGGTAAAGGACCTGTGTTTATCTCTGCTCAGCATATAACAT tgaaTCCCATTGAGCTGACTGAGGGGgaggtggatgatgatgatgatgatgatgaggatgaaagCTTATTTTGA